One window of Paroedura picta isolate Pp20150507F chromosome 2, Ppicta_v3.0, whole genome shotgun sequence genomic DNA carries:
- the FAM161B gene encoding protein FAM161B isoform X3 — protein MVAALKGPEGVRGGRPRAAAGQNCDPKGRKGRLAALKEPDSQVFPVQAESASEETPRSTGAVPRRSELLDFLQPDEDIITTSSSGFYDSLQALKRENKQSLLELGLMYQVKLENSHKLSTGTKELEDFFQGNGRLTVPAKYREALKSGNIRRYNSLTDLSADITTNKQTHHSFPQSFSRPKSASTAWISSITVPQPFKMTLREAHKKSQLLKSHAVLEKDTDKKQSQEEAECQKQFRAQPVPAHIYLPLYQEIIQKNETRRQVEMQKRRELLLSIQKTFSFQEKEEQRKQAIRQKVLEILTSAEKSVPKVRKKISRSIHEPMVGDKLKEDELFRKIRIQMRAKDLLENSWAPIELGNRKRGKESQIASRNREQKLSFLQENFSFKPRINTSVPDFEGLYWAFQREAISKREIKEATHNKPFKLRTSNLRCKHQMPNKKMTDCKKSSKDPIQRSRSLTCLSSLSSNTLPVYITDAVRKRELAIKSLQKDKKYRENEGIRWAEQQRRKCQALQKSVNCRAKAMDPHKSLDEIHKEKLKQNRQNDQKRSKEYEKELEDMKMRVKNRPYLFEQETKRGARQGAQRLYRDTLQQFGLNEDFVRSKGRKAIDLVGMEQSESERTQKSQNGIDDTGPSRNLRVSRSPV, from the exons ATGGTGGCAGCACTCAAGGGACCCGAGGGGGTGAGAGGCGGGAGGCCACGCGCCGCTGCAGGCCAGAACTGTGACCCTAAAGGCCGGAAGGGAAGGCTCGCCGCGCTCAAGGAGCCTGACTCCCAA GTGTTTCCAGTTCAAGCAGAGTCAGCATCAGAAGAAACACCACGGAGTACTGGCGCTGTACCCCGAAGAAGTGAGCTTCTGGATTTTCTTCAGCCAGATGAAGATATAATAACTACTTCAAGTTCAGGATTTTATGATTCGCTGCAGGCTCTCAAAAGAGAAAACAAGCAAAGTTTATTAGAACTAGGTTTGATGTACCAGGTGAAGCTGGAGAACAGCCACAAGTTATCCACAGGCACCAAGGAATTGGAAGACTTTTTCCAGGGTAATGGAAGGTTGACAGTGCCAGCAAAGTACCGTGAAGCTTTGAA GTCTGGTAACATAAGACGCTACAACTCTTTGACTGACCTTAGTGCTGATATCACAACCAATAAGCAGACCCATCATTCATTTCCTCAGTCCTTTTCAAGACCAAAGAGTGCCTCCACAGCATGGATCTCCTCTATCACTGTTCCCCAACCCTTCAAAATGACACTTCGAGAAGCTCATAAGAAATCACAATTGTTAAAATCACATGCAGTTCTTGAGAAAGACACAGATAAGAAACAAAGCCAAGAAGAAGCTGAGTGCCAAAAACAGTTCAGGGCACAGCCTGTGCCTGCCCACATTTATCTTCCACTCTACcaggaaataatacaaaaaaatgAAACTCGCAGACAAGTGGAGATGCAGAAGAGAAGAGAACTGCTCCTTTCCATACAAAAAACCTTCAGctttcaagaaaaagaagaacagagaaagcAGGCCATTAGACAGAAAGTTCTGGAAATATTAACTTCAGCTGAGAAATCAGTACCAAAAGTCAGAAAGAAGATTTCCAGATCCATTCATGAACCAATGGTTGGGGATAAACTCAAAG AAGATGAATTATTCAGAAAAATTCGTATTCAGATGAGAGCCAAGGATTTACTGGAAAACTCTTGGGCTCCCATTGAACTTGGGaacagaaaaagggggaaagaatcacAGATAGCCTCCAGAAACAGAGAGCAAAAGCTCAGCTTTCTGCAGGAGAACTTCAGCTTTAAACCAAGAATTAACACATCAGTGCCTGATTTTGAAGGACTTTACTGGGCATTCCAGAGGGAAGCAATAAGCAAAAGAGAAATCAAAGAAGCAACTCACAATAAACCATTCAAATTAAGAACATCTAATCTTCGTTGTAAACATCAGATGCCTAACAAGAAGATGACG GACTGTAAAAAATCTTCCAAGGATCCAATACAAAGAAGTCGTTCCTTGACTtgtttgtcttccctttcctccaacACACTTCCAGTCTACATTACAGATGCAGTGAGGAAAAGGGAATTGGCTATTAA ATCTCtccaaaaagataaaaaatacagGGAGAATGAAGGTATTCGTTGGGCAGAGCAACAGAGGAGGAAATGTCAAGCTTTGCAGAAGTCAGTGAATTGTCGAGCAAAAGCTATGGACCCTCATAAAAGCTTGGATGAGATTCACAAGGAAAAGCTAAAACAAAACCG GCAAAATGATCAAAAGAGATCAAAGGAGTATGAAAAAGAACTTGAAGACATGAAGATGCGAGTGAAAAACAGACCATATCTATTTGAACAAGAAACAAAG CGTGGTGCTCGTCAAGGGGCACAAAGACTCTACAGAGACACTTTGCAGCAATTTGGATTGAATGAAGATTTTGTAAGAAGCAAAGGGAGAAAAGCCATTGACTTAGTGGGAATGGAGCAGTCTGAATCAGAAAG aaCTCAGAAGTCCCAGAATGGCATTGATGATACAG ggccatcaagaaaccttagAGTTTCACGAAGTCCTGTTTGA
- the FAM161B gene encoding protein FAM161B isoform X4, producing MTVVESLDAAGGAEAMLPEKEAEKDRRVFPVQAESASEETPRSTGAVPRRSELLDFLQPDEDIITTSSSGFYDSLQALKRENKQSLLELGLMYQVKLENSHKLSTGTKELEDFFQGNGRLTVPAKYREALKSGNIRRYNSLTDLSADITTNKQTHHSFPQSFSRPKSASTAWISSITVPQPFKMTLREAHKKSQLLKSHAVLEKDTDKKQSQEEAECQKQFRAQPVPAHIYLPLYQEIIQKNETRRQVEMQKRRELLLSIQKTFSFQEKEEQRKQAIRQKVLEILTSAEKSVPKVRKKISRSIHEPMVGDKLKEDELFRKIRIQMRAKDLLENSWAPIELGNRKRGKESQIASRNREQKLSFLQENFSFKPRINTSVPDFEGLYWAFQREAISKREIKEATHNKPFKLRTSNLRCKHQMPNKKMTDCKKSSKDPIQRSRSLTCLSSLSSNTLPVYITDAVRKRELAIKSLQKDKKYRENEGIRWAEQQRRKCQALQKSVNCRAKAMDPHKSLDEIHKEKLKQNRQNDQKRSKEYEKELEDMKMRVKNRPYLFEQETKRGARQGAQRLYRDTLQQFGLNEDFVRSKGRKAIDLVGMEQSESESRTQKSQNGIDDTGMRQQSQGQTVKELT from the exons ATGACGGTCGTGGAATCTCTGGACGCCGCGGGCGGGGCAGAAGCGATGCTCCCAGAGAAGGAGGCGGAGAAGGATCGACgg GTGTTTCCAGTTCAAGCAGAGTCAGCATCAGAAGAAACACCACGGAGTACTGGCGCTGTACCCCGAAGAAGTGAGCTTCTGGATTTTCTTCAGCCAGATGAAGATATAATAACTACTTCAAGTTCAGGATTTTATGATTCGCTGCAGGCTCTCAAAAGAGAAAACAAGCAAAGTTTATTAGAACTAGGTTTGATGTACCAGGTGAAGCTGGAGAACAGCCACAAGTTATCCACAGGCACCAAGGAATTGGAAGACTTTTTCCAGGGTAATGGAAGGTTGACAGTGCCAGCAAAGTACCGTGAAGCTTTGAA GTCTGGTAACATAAGACGCTACAACTCTTTGACTGACCTTAGTGCTGATATCACAACCAATAAGCAGACCCATCATTCATTTCCTCAGTCCTTTTCAAGACCAAAGAGTGCCTCCACAGCATGGATCTCCTCTATCACTGTTCCCCAACCCTTCAAAATGACACTTCGAGAAGCTCATAAGAAATCACAATTGTTAAAATCACATGCAGTTCTTGAGAAAGACACAGATAAGAAACAAAGCCAAGAAGAAGCTGAGTGCCAAAAACAGTTCAGGGCACAGCCTGTGCCTGCCCACATTTATCTTCCACTCTACcaggaaataatacaaaaaaatgAAACTCGCAGACAAGTGGAGATGCAGAAGAGAAGAGAACTGCTCCTTTCCATACAAAAAACCTTCAGctttcaagaaaaagaagaacagagaaagcAGGCCATTAGACAGAAAGTTCTGGAAATATTAACTTCAGCTGAGAAATCAGTACCAAAAGTCAGAAAGAAGATTTCCAGATCCATTCATGAACCAATGGTTGGGGATAAACTCAAAG AAGATGAATTATTCAGAAAAATTCGTATTCAGATGAGAGCCAAGGATTTACTGGAAAACTCTTGGGCTCCCATTGAACTTGGGaacagaaaaagggggaaagaatcacAGATAGCCTCCAGAAACAGAGAGCAAAAGCTCAGCTTTCTGCAGGAGAACTTCAGCTTTAAACCAAGAATTAACACATCAGTGCCTGATTTTGAAGGACTTTACTGGGCATTCCAGAGGGAAGCAATAAGCAAAAGAGAAATCAAAGAAGCAACTCACAATAAACCATTCAAATTAAGAACATCTAATCTTCGTTGTAAACATCAGATGCCTAACAAGAAGATGACG GACTGTAAAAAATCTTCCAAGGATCCAATACAAAGAAGTCGTTCCTTGACTtgtttgtcttccctttcctccaacACACTTCCAGTCTACATTACAGATGCAGTGAGGAAAAGGGAATTGGCTATTAA ATCTCtccaaaaagataaaaaatacagGGAGAATGAAGGTATTCGTTGGGCAGAGCAACAGAGGAGGAAATGTCAAGCTTTGCAGAAGTCAGTGAATTGTCGAGCAAAAGCTATGGACCCTCATAAAAGCTTGGATGAGATTCACAAGGAAAAGCTAAAACAAAACCG GCAAAATGATCAAAAGAGATCAAAGGAGTATGAAAAAGAACTTGAAGACATGAAGATGCGAGTGAAAAACAGACCATATCTATTTGAACAAGAAACAAAG CGTGGTGCTCGTCAAGGGGCACAAAGACTCTACAGAGACACTTTGCAGCAATTTGGATTGAATGAAGATTTTGTAAGAAGCAAAGGGAGAAAAGCCATTGACTTAGTGGGAATGGAGCAGTCTGAATCAGAAAG cagaaCTCAGAAGTCCCAGAATGGCATTGATGATACAGGTATGCGCCAACAATCTCAAGGGCAGACCGTGAAGGAATTAACATAG
- the FAM161B gene encoding protein FAM161B isoform X2, with amino-acid sequence MVAALKGPEGVRGGRPRAAAGQNCDPKGRKGRLAALKEPDSQVFPVQAESASEETPRSTGAVPRRSELLDFLQPDEDIITTSSSGFYDSLQALKRENKQSLLELGLMYQVKLENSHKLSTGTKELEDFFQGNGRLTVPAKYREALKSGNIRRYNSLTDLSADITTNKQTHHSFPQSFSRPKSASTAWISSITVPQPFKMTLREAHKKSQLLKSHAVLEKDTDKKQSQEEAECQKQFRAQPVPAHIYLPLYQEIIQKNETRRQVEMQKRRELLLSIQKTFSFQEKEEQRKQAIRQKVLEILTSAEKSVPKVRKKISRSIHEPMVGDKLKEDELFRKIRIQMRAKDLLENSWAPIELGNRKRGKESQIASRNREQKLSFLQENFSFKPRINTSVPDFEGLYWAFQREAISKREIKEATHNKPFKLRTSNLRCKHQMPNKKMTDCKKSSKDPIQRSRSLTCLSSLSSNTLPVYITDAVRKRELAIKSLQKDKKYRENEGIRWAEQQRRKCQALQKSVNCRAKAMDPHKSLDEIHKEKLKQNRQNDQKRSKEYEKELEDMKMRVKNRPYLFEQETKRGARQGAQRLYRDTLQQFGLNEDFVRSKGRKAIDLVGMEQSESERTQKSQNGIDDTGMRQQSQGQTVKELT; translated from the exons ATGGTGGCAGCACTCAAGGGACCCGAGGGGGTGAGAGGCGGGAGGCCACGCGCCGCTGCAGGCCAGAACTGTGACCCTAAAGGCCGGAAGGGAAGGCTCGCCGCGCTCAAGGAGCCTGACTCCCAA GTGTTTCCAGTTCAAGCAGAGTCAGCATCAGAAGAAACACCACGGAGTACTGGCGCTGTACCCCGAAGAAGTGAGCTTCTGGATTTTCTTCAGCCAGATGAAGATATAATAACTACTTCAAGTTCAGGATTTTATGATTCGCTGCAGGCTCTCAAAAGAGAAAACAAGCAAAGTTTATTAGAACTAGGTTTGATGTACCAGGTGAAGCTGGAGAACAGCCACAAGTTATCCACAGGCACCAAGGAATTGGAAGACTTTTTCCAGGGTAATGGAAGGTTGACAGTGCCAGCAAAGTACCGTGAAGCTTTGAA GTCTGGTAACATAAGACGCTACAACTCTTTGACTGACCTTAGTGCTGATATCACAACCAATAAGCAGACCCATCATTCATTTCCTCAGTCCTTTTCAAGACCAAAGAGTGCCTCCACAGCATGGATCTCCTCTATCACTGTTCCCCAACCCTTCAAAATGACACTTCGAGAAGCTCATAAGAAATCACAATTGTTAAAATCACATGCAGTTCTTGAGAAAGACACAGATAAGAAACAAAGCCAAGAAGAAGCTGAGTGCCAAAAACAGTTCAGGGCACAGCCTGTGCCTGCCCACATTTATCTTCCACTCTACcaggaaataatacaaaaaaatgAAACTCGCAGACAAGTGGAGATGCAGAAGAGAAGAGAACTGCTCCTTTCCATACAAAAAACCTTCAGctttcaagaaaaagaagaacagagaaagcAGGCCATTAGACAGAAAGTTCTGGAAATATTAACTTCAGCTGAGAAATCAGTACCAAAAGTCAGAAAGAAGATTTCCAGATCCATTCATGAACCAATGGTTGGGGATAAACTCAAAG AAGATGAATTATTCAGAAAAATTCGTATTCAGATGAGAGCCAAGGATTTACTGGAAAACTCTTGGGCTCCCATTGAACTTGGGaacagaaaaagggggaaagaatcacAGATAGCCTCCAGAAACAGAGAGCAAAAGCTCAGCTTTCTGCAGGAGAACTTCAGCTTTAAACCAAGAATTAACACATCAGTGCCTGATTTTGAAGGACTTTACTGGGCATTCCAGAGGGAAGCAATAAGCAAAAGAGAAATCAAAGAAGCAACTCACAATAAACCATTCAAATTAAGAACATCTAATCTTCGTTGTAAACATCAGATGCCTAACAAGAAGATGACG GACTGTAAAAAATCTTCCAAGGATCCAATACAAAGAAGTCGTTCCTTGACTtgtttgtcttccctttcctccaacACACTTCCAGTCTACATTACAGATGCAGTGAGGAAAAGGGAATTGGCTATTAA ATCTCtccaaaaagataaaaaatacagGGAGAATGAAGGTATTCGTTGGGCAGAGCAACAGAGGAGGAAATGTCAAGCTTTGCAGAAGTCAGTGAATTGTCGAGCAAAAGCTATGGACCCTCATAAAAGCTTGGATGAGATTCACAAGGAAAAGCTAAAACAAAACCG GCAAAATGATCAAAAGAGATCAAAGGAGTATGAAAAAGAACTTGAAGACATGAAGATGCGAGTGAAAAACAGACCATATCTATTTGAACAAGAAACAAAG CGTGGTGCTCGTCAAGGGGCACAAAGACTCTACAGAGACACTTTGCAGCAATTTGGATTGAATGAAGATTTTGTAAGAAGCAAAGGGAGAAAAGCCATTGACTTAGTGGGAATGGAGCAGTCTGAATCAGAAAG aaCTCAGAAGTCCCAGAATGGCATTGATGATACAGGTATGCGCCAACAATCTCAAGGGCAGACCGTGAAGGAATTAACATAG
- the FAM161B gene encoding protein FAM161B isoform X1, translating to MVAALKGPEGVRGGRPRAAAGQNCDPKGRKGRLAALKEPDSQVFPVQAESASEETPRSTGAVPRRSELLDFLQPDEDIITTSSSGFYDSLQALKRENKQSLLELGLMYQVKLENSHKLSTGTKELEDFFQGNGRLTVPAKYREALKSGNIRRYNSLTDLSADITTNKQTHHSFPQSFSRPKSASTAWISSITVPQPFKMTLREAHKKSQLLKSHAVLEKDTDKKQSQEEAECQKQFRAQPVPAHIYLPLYQEIIQKNETRRQVEMQKRRELLLSIQKTFSFQEKEEQRKQAIRQKVLEILTSAEKSVPKVRKKISRSIHEPMVGDKLKEDELFRKIRIQMRAKDLLENSWAPIELGNRKRGKESQIASRNREQKLSFLQENFSFKPRINTSVPDFEGLYWAFQREAISKREIKEATHNKPFKLRTSNLRCKHQMPNKKMTDCKKSSKDPIQRSRSLTCLSSLSSNTLPVYITDAVRKRELAIKSLQKDKKYRENEGIRWAEQQRRKCQALQKSVNCRAKAMDPHKSLDEIHKEKLKQNRQNDQKRSKEYEKELEDMKMRVKNRPYLFEQETKRGARQGAQRLYRDTLQQFGLNEDFVRSKGRKAIDLVGMEQSESESRTQKSQNGIDDTGMRQQSQGQTVKELT from the exons ATGGTGGCAGCACTCAAGGGACCCGAGGGGGTGAGAGGCGGGAGGCCACGCGCCGCTGCAGGCCAGAACTGTGACCCTAAAGGCCGGAAGGGAAGGCTCGCCGCGCTCAAGGAGCCTGACTCCCAA GTGTTTCCAGTTCAAGCAGAGTCAGCATCAGAAGAAACACCACGGAGTACTGGCGCTGTACCCCGAAGAAGTGAGCTTCTGGATTTTCTTCAGCCAGATGAAGATATAATAACTACTTCAAGTTCAGGATTTTATGATTCGCTGCAGGCTCTCAAAAGAGAAAACAAGCAAAGTTTATTAGAACTAGGTTTGATGTACCAGGTGAAGCTGGAGAACAGCCACAAGTTATCCACAGGCACCAAGGAATTGGAAGACTTTTTCCAGGGTAATGGAAGGTTGACAGTGCCAGCAAAGTACCGTGAAGCTTTGAA GTCTGGTAACATAAGACGCTACAACTCTTTGACTGACCTTAGTGCTGATATCACAACCAATAAGCAGACCCATCATTCATTTCCTCAGTCCTTTTCAAGACCAAAGAGTGCCTCCACAGCATGGATCTCCTCTATCACTGTTCCCCAACCCTTCAAAATGACACTTCGAGAAGCTCATAAGAAATCACAATTGTTAAAATCACATGCAGTTCTTGAGAAAGACACAGATAAGAAACAAAGCCAAGAAGAAGCTGAGTGCCAAAAACAGTTCAGGGCACAGCCTGTGCCTGCCCACATTTATCTTCCACTCTACcaggaaataatacaaaaaaatgAAACTCGCAGACAAGTGGAGATGCAGAAGAGAAGAGAACTGCTCCTTTCCATACAAAAAACCTTCAGctttcaagaaaaagaagaacagagaaagcAGGCCATTAGACAGAAAGTTCTGGAAATATTAACTTCAGCTGAGAAATCAGTACCAAAAGTCAGAAAGAAGATTTCCAGATCCATTCATGAACCAATGGTTGGGGATAAACTCAAAG AAGATGAATTATTCAGAAAAATTCGTATTCAGATGAGAGCCAAGGATTTACTGGAAAACTCTTGGGCTCCCATTGAACTTGGGaacagaaaaagggggaaagaatcacAGATAGCCTCCAGAAACAGAGAGCAAAAGCTCAGCTTTCTGCAGGAGAACTTCAGCTTTAAACCAAGAATTAACACATCAGTGCCTGATTTTGAAGGACTTTACTGGGCATTCCAGAGGGAAGCAATAAGCAAAAGAGAAATCAAAGAAGCAACTCACAATAAACCATTCAAATTAAGAACATCTAATCTTCGTTGTAAACATCAGATGCCTAACAAGAAGATGACG GACTGTAAAAAATCTTCCAAGGATCCAATACAAAGAAGTCGTTCCTTGACTtgtttgtcttccctttcctccaacACACTTCCAGTCTACATTACAGATGCAGTGAGGAAAAGGGAATTGGCTATTAA ATCTCtccaaaaagataaaaaatacagGGAGAATGAAGGTATTCGTTGGGCAGAGCAACAGAGGAGGAAATGTCAAGCTTTGCAGAAGTCAGTGAATTGTCGAGCAAAAGCTATGGACCCTCATAAAAGCTTGGATGAGATTCACAAGGAAAAGCTAAAACAAAACCG GCAAAATGATCAAAAGAGATCAAAGGAGTATGAAAAAGAACTTGAAGACATGAAGATGCGAGTGAAAAACAGACCATATCTATTTGAACAAGAAACAAAG CGTGGTGCTCGTCAAGGGGCACAAAGACTCTACAGAGACACTTTGCAGCAATTTGGATTGAATGAAGATTTTGTAAGAAGCAAAGGGAGAAAAGCCATTGACTTAGTGGGAATGGAGCAGTCTGAATCAGAAAG cagaaCTCAGAAGTCCCAGAATGGCATTGATGATACAGGTATGCGCCAACAATCTCAAGGGCAGACCGTGAAGGAATTAACATAG